In the Festucalex cinctus isolate MCC-2025b chromosome 10, RoL_Fcin_1.0, whole genome shotgun sequence genome, one interval contains:
- the ghrhrl gene encoding growth hormone releasing hormone receptor, like: MRRLCSRGAFLTLCLAPAALTSLHPECEFIFQLEKDEHRCLRAIAEQANMSAQGCRAFWDAVVCWPQATVGETVHSACPAVFSLFRNSTGQVSRNCTDVGWSRPFPPYHVACSVDDDIPETEQSYFATVKLIYTIGYSVSLLVLTAAVVVLLCFRRLRCARNFIHIQLFLTFILKSAAVFIKDATLFSSDDTNHCTLSTFACKAAVVFCHYCVMANFFWLLVEAVYLTSLLLSSFYRSRRCLWGFSLLGWGVPVFFIVLWIGSRVYFEDTECWDINEDSLYWWIIKGPIVVSIVVNFILFVNIIRILIQKLSPRLIQFNNSSHYRRLTKSTLLLIPLFGTHYMFFNFLPDYFNVNLRLCVELCIGSFQGLLVAILYCFLNQEVQNEVHMQWLRWQERSYGVVSPAAKGSMMDTPF; this comes from the exons ATGCGGCGGCTATGCTCCAGAGGGGCTTTCCTCACTCTGTGCTTGGCTCCTGCT GCACTAACAAGCCTCCACCCTGAATGCGAGTTCATCTTCCAGCTGGAGAAGGACGAGCACCGCTGCCTGCGCGCCATCGCCGAGCAGGCAAACATGAGTGCGCAAG GTTGTCGAGCATTCTGGGACGCAGTGGTGTGTTGGCCTCAAGCTACCGTCGGGGAAACGGTTCACAGTGCTTGTCCTGCCGTGTTTTCCCTCTTCAGAAACAGCACAG GACAAGTGAGCCGTAATTGCACCGATGTTGGTTGGTCCAGACCCTTCCCGCCATACCACGTCGCCTGCAGCGTGGACGATGACATACCGGAG ACAGAGCAGTCCTACTTTGCCACGGTGAAATTGATCTACACTATCGGCTACAGCGTCTCTCTGCTGGTGCTGACTGCTGCCGTGGTCGTCTTGCTGTGCTTTAG GAGGCTCCGTTGCGCCAGGAACTTCATCCACATCCAACTCTTCCTCACGTTCATCCTGAAATCCGCGGCGGTGTTCATCAAGGACGCCACCCTGTTCTCAAGCGACGACACCAACCACTGCACCCTCTCCACC TTTGCCTGTAAGGCCGCCGTGGTCTTTTGCCACTATTGCGTTATGGCCAACTTCTTCTGGCTCCTGGTGGAGGCGGTCTACCTTACTTCGCTGCTGCTCTCCTCCTTTTACCGCAGTCGCAGGTGCCTGTGGGGGTTCAGCCTGCTGGGATGGG GGGTTCCCGTGTTCTTCATCGTACTGTGGATTGGGTCCAGGGTGTATTTTGAAGACACAGA ATGCTGGGACATCAATGAGGACTCGCTGTATTGGTGGATCATCAAGGGCCCGATCGTGGTGTCCATTGTG GTCAATTTCATACTCTTCGTCAACATCATCAGAATTCTGATCCAGAAGCTGAGCCCCCGTCTGATCCAGTTCAACAACTCGTCGCACTACAG ACGCCTGACTAAGTCCACGCTGCTGCTCATCCCCTTGTTTGGAACCCACTACATGTTCTTCAATTTCCTGCCCGACTACTTTAACGTCAACCTGCGCCTCTGCGTTGAGCTCTGCATCGGATCCTTCCAG GGGCTGCTTGTCGCAATCCTCTACTGCTTCCTCAATCAAGAG GTACAAAATGAGGTGCACATGCAGTGGCTCAGGTGGCAGGAGAGGAGCTACGGCGTGGTGTCCCCCGCGGCAAAGGGCAGCATGATGGACACACCCTTCTAG